The sequence ggagtccttagttagctAAAGGCAAGAAAACAACTTATTTAATGCAGGCTTTAGATCTGGacactgtacagtatatcaaCAACACTGGGGATCTTAATGAAACAGCGGATGTTCATTTTTATACAGATGATACTGTTCTGTATTCAAGTGGTAGTAGGTTATCTTTAtcttttgaaaatgcccaaagagcatttaacatcatacaacTGAATCTGAATGATTTGAAGCTGGTTCTGAATTTCAGATGCCAGGCATGTTACTAATCATGTCATTGCTACAATGGCTGGACACACTATACAGCAAGTCAAAGTGTACAACTATTTGGGTGAGTGGGTTGATGACAAGCTGAGCTTCACTGTTCATGTGGAGAACTTGATCAGGAAGCTCAAGCTGAGAATAGGTTTTTATTACCGGCATGaggcttgtttttctctggaggccaggaaggagctggtatgatgtacattactggcatcaggcttgtttttctctggaggccaggaaggagctggtatgatgtacattactggcatcaggcttgtttttctctggaggccaggaaggagctggtatagtaaccatagtaaagaccagtatggactatcaatacagatactgtatgtagaaccatagtaaagaccagtatggactatcaatacagatactgtatgtagaaccatagtaaagaccagtatggactatcaatacaggtactgtatgtagaaccatagtaaagaccagtatggactatcaatacagatactgtatgtagaaccatagtaaagaccagtatggactatcaatacaggtactgtatgtagaaccatagtaaagaccagtatggactatcaatacagatactgtatgtagaaccatagtaaagaccagtatggactatcaatacaggtactgtatgtagaaccatagtaaagaccagtatggactatcaatacagatactgtatgtagaaccatagtaaagaccagtatggactatcaatacaggtactgtatgtagaaccatagtaaagaccagtatggactatcaatacaggtactgtatgtagaaccatagtaaagaccagtatggactatcaatacagatactgtatgtagaaccatagtaaagaccagtatggactatcaatacaggtactgtatgtagaaccatagtaaagaccagtatggactatcaatacaaagTGACCATTTAGAATGAGACCCAGTTCAATGAGAGGAAGTCTTAACAGAACTGGGGGATGACAGAcaggaagtggggggggggggatccaatATATTGTTGTGCCAAACACTAAAGCATGATATTGTAATAAatctacaccctattccctacgtagaacACTACATTAGACCTGGTCAGAAGCagcgtagtgcactacgtagggaatagggaaccatttggaacAGAGACAGTAATTCCCCTgaacatcttcctcttcctcatctggtTTCTTGAACAGCCCttcactcctcccctcttcctcccctcctcccttttcattctattctatcagccacaccactagctcacctccacacaatacatttacaagttaaagacacaccttggaataaataacaaaggaaaactattactagatgaagttgagtgttttttattatttcccatcaccataaatcatatttaatcactgaacagtagcagacctaacttcatctgttcctgactctggatagtggattaaaaagaccatcaatctccaatgatattaaagtactattctgaacattactgatatactgagtggcaagtcaagatatctgctggttttattgtttggtcaacagcaccacctgctggacaggtttaatgttgctggactgagcagtatgggaggatgaaagatgacacatttagggccggtttcctggacatctacattgaacatactgtttagtccaggactaggattcatctgtgtctgggaaaccagaccatatagtttagtagaaagtAAGTGATACCAGCTTGTAGTGGGCTGACTAGTCCTGAATTGTCCTTTAGTTCCTGGACCATTTTCcatgcagctccaggtgacagagaacacatcaattaggaccgagccaacaagctgatcaatgatactgaggagaattacatagagacagagaaccaactgagaaaacatatcaatggttctgaatgacaaccaatatacatcaacaccagacatcatgattcatggaaatgtacaagattaaaacattgtattgaattttaattaataacaaatcagtttacagtttaaccagctcagctatagactacaccagcatgactagtatctatgtggaccctactacagtttaaccagctcagctatagactacaccagcatgactagtatctatgtggaccctactacagtttaaccagctcagctatagactacaccagcatgactagtatctatgtggaccctactacagtttaaccagctcagctatagactacaccagcatgactagtatctatgtggaccctactacagtttaaccagctcagctatagactacaccagcatgactagtatctatgtggaccctactacagtttaaccagctcagctatagactacaccagcatgactagtaactatgtggaccctactacagtttaaccagctcagcagtACCATTATAATCATAGAGCCAAAACCCaggatagaggggctgagtgaatgtggtctggactctgtggaggagggtcattgtgtcagagaccctgtagaaggacagagtacctgccttgtgatccaggtacactcctactctggaggACTGAGGGCCTGATACTTCAGTCTCAACATTATTGTGTCTGAAACAATAACCATCACTATCGTAATCTAAACTCCAGGACTTGTTATTGAGTCCAAATGCACCATCattacctctctctgttctgctgaTGTCTTTATATGAGACTGCTGTATCAACACCAccactcctctccacctcccagtaacagcgtccagacagaccctctctacacagaacCTGCCACCAGTTGGTGaatctgtctggatggtcagGATATGGTTGGACTTGGTCTGTATTGgtcacctttctgttcccttcagacagagagaggagtgtgtgtgctgtgtttgggtccagtgtgagctgacaggaatctgggagaagagcagagaccaatgaggggagtcagaacaataagttaagtcagatactgtatctaccctgtctttgattagagcacagcagagatcaaatcagagaaatatgaggagtcagatagatacccagtctttgattagatctactattgctatatatttctagagggattgttaggagtgtcagtaaaaagagactgttagttacttcacaataaagagactcacattgtaacaactgttctctggtcttgggctctggaggcagtacaacatccgctatattcactacagacacacaaacacattgacagagagagggaatgttatcatcagaccatattccacatgtatatgactagtagggaactttcaatggtctaaagttgatgttcttattgttttcaacacacctgtagtggagatcttggtccattctcctttaaggaagtcttctagtttctctctcagttcagacacagtcttactcacatctccaaagtactgaagaggacggacaacgatgctgggtaagtctgaagatacactgatactggagagagactgataactctggagagagagagagagagagagactgataactctggagagagagagagggacggacagagagagagaaggacggacagagagaaagagggacggacagagagagagagggacggacagagagagagagagggacggacagagagagagagagggacggacagagagagagagagggacggaaagagagagagagacggacagagagagagagggacggacagaaagagagagagagagggacggacagagagagagatagacggacagagagagagagagagagggacggacagagagagagagagagagggacggacagagagagagagagagagggacggacaaagaaagagagagagggacggacagaaggagagagagagggacggacagagagagagagggacggacagagagagagagggacggacagagagagagagggacggacagagagagagagggacggacagagagagagagggacggacagagagagagaggggcggacagagagagacggacagagagagaggcgcggacagaaagagagagaaggacggacagagagagagaaggacggacagagagagagaaggacggacagagagagagaggggcggacagagagagagaggggcgaacagagagagagagggacggacagagagagagagggacggacagagagagagagggacggacagagagagagagggacggacagagagagagagggacggacagagagagagagagggacggacagagagagagagagggacggacagagagagagagagaggggcggacagagagagagagggacagaaagagagagggacggacagaaagagagagggacggacagagagagagagagagggacagacagagagagagagggacggatagagagagagaggggcggacagagagagaggggcggacagagagagaggggcggacagagagagaggggcggacagagagagaggggcggacagagagagacagggacggatagagagagagaggggcggacagagagagagaggggcggacagagagagagagggacggacagagagagagagggacggacagagagagagagggacggacagagagagagagggacggacagagagagagagggacggacagagagagagagggacggacagagagagagggacggatagagagagagaggggcggacagagagagagagggacgggtagagagagagaggagttccaaattgagcagcagctgctgaaaaatgagctcctgtatatattgagatttaaatggttttttagagtgaagtacatcgaaaaaatcaaaagaaaactgcaagactcaatagaagacaatacaagcaacaaaccaaaaagacaggattttgaaaaagtaactatttttcataaaattatacagttatcttagctagctgaattgttagctgaattgtttacatgttgctaagcagttgctagggactctcctggaagaagctagctagcttacaaagaataacaaaaaaaatatctagttaacagaagaaaggaagacaaaataaggacaaaataaggacagaagaaaaaggaaaagaaaaaaggacaacaaagtgaaacagtcctctgaagaaacaagagagcattatacaagaaacagaacttctattgcaacattgtagccaacatcaccagcgttgctatggaaattgtttacccaccagacatccaaacagagaaagctaagaaaagtttcaaaggtttgttgatgggacagaaccatgaatgcctgtttgcagatcttaccagttacaaaacaagagcaaatttaatttttaataccaatcgagggaacatatggaaaaaggttatttgcaaccatttccctttctcaaaaaagaggggcatcagccaaggatgtcagatcagcatttttgaagaagctgaccagagcaacacatatcaaacagtaaacttatataataatggaactgtattgatacaaggcaatgattcaagcctccaggcttttgagaataggtttgctaccctaaaagaagacgctgacatcatctcagaaaatgaggaaaaagtcaaggagggagatggagaaaagcagaccccaatggtctctgtgacccagcaggaagccctcaacgtccctttacctacctcacctgcagcagacagagtcaaggacatgacaatttcaataagaacacctgctatgcaacgtttccacaacaccctctctctagtcgaagcagaggtcatagaactcagagagaagaagcttcaagaggaggacactgtccagaaactcaaagaagagatgaaacagttcagggaggagagcagagcatccatagctaaattagaaagcagaatggacaagctgagtcagacaaatgatgacctcagagaccatctgagcacaactagaaaggagctcgaacaaaaagagaggtacattgacaccctcaaccggcagagagtcattgtgtcctctgcatctagaaaacatgtccaccagcttggtacaacacaagcagaacctgagaccagcatggcctccactacacagccggatgacactgcaccagcctaccagtctgctccagcccaggtcaacctaccagcctctcagtctgctccagcccaggtcaacctaccagcttcccagtctgctccagcccaggtcagaataccagcctcccagtctgctccagcccaggttaacctaccagcctcccagtctgctccagcccaggtcaacctaccagcctcccagtctgctcc is a genomic window of Oncorhynchus mykiss isolate Arlee unplaced genomic scaffold, USDA_OmykA_1.1 un_scaffold_121, whole genome shotgun sequence containing:
- the LOC118947078 gene encoding tripartite motif-containing protein 16-like — translated: MSRHVLPPEPKTREQLLQYSCQLTLDPNTAHTLLSLSEGNRKVTNTDQVQPYPDHPDRFTNWWQVLCREGLSGRCYWEVERSGGVDTAVSYKDISRTERGNDGAFGLNNKSWSLDYDSDGYCFRHNNVETEVSGPQSSRVGVYLDHKAGTLSFYRVSDTMTLLHRVQTTFTQPLYPGFWLYDYNGTAELVKL